In Kaistia algarum, the DNA window ATCGTCGTGCTCGCCAATCCGAACAACCCGGATGGACGAACCCATGAGGCCGCGGAACTCGTCGCCGCGGCGACCGACGGCGCCGTCGGCCGGCTGCTCATCGTCGATGAGGCATTCTGCGACCTTACGCCCGAGATCAGCCTCATCCCTCAGCTGCCCAACGGCACCTTGGTGCTGCGGTCATTCGGGAAATTCTACGGACTTGCCGGCCTCCGGCTTGGCTTCGTCGTCGGATCGGGCGCAACAGTCGAACGGCTGCGGCGCGTCCTCGGCGACTGGCCGGTCTCCGGCCCCGCCATCGCGGCTGGGACGGCAGCGCTCGCCGACGAGCCATGGCAGGCAGCGACTCGCGAGCGGCTGGCGCTAGATCGTCTACGGCTCGACGCGGCGCTTTTCGCGCACGACCTCGACCGGATCGAAGGCACGGATCTCTTCCGCACGGTCCATACGCCGCTGGCCGCCGATCTTCACGTCGAGCTGGCACGGCGGGGGGTGTGGACCCGAATCTTCGACGCCGAAACCGATCGGATCCGCATTGGCCTGCCGGCCCGCGACGCGTTCGGAAGATGGGAAAGCGCTCTAGCAGAAGCGGTGGCGCGGATCAGCTAGAAGGCGCGGAACGTCATGATCGTCAGCGTGTCGCGAATGCCGCTGAATCGCTGCACCGATTCGGTGACAAAATGTCCTGGATCCACATGGTCTTCCAGATAAAACTTCACGAGAAGGTCGAAGTCACCGGCCGTTGAATAGATCTCGGAAGCGATCTCGGCATCGGCGATCGCCGAGGCAACCTCATAGGCTCGGCCCAGCTCGCATTTGATCTGCACGAACAGCGCCTTCATCGCGATCTTCCCTCATCGTCCAGCCGGCCTCGCGGAATCAATTCGCAGCGCGAAACCTTTCCAAGCCGGCATACGTAGCTAATTGACCCTTATATGGACAAGTGCGGGAGATCGCCATGCTGCGTACCGTCTTCCTCGTCTTTGCGCTGATTTGCGCTGCGGCCGGTCCGCTCTTGGCGCAGACGTCCGCGGCCCCCGCCTCCGCGGAGTGGCAATCCGTCGTCAAAGGGCAGATTGAAGCGTTCAGGCGGGACGACGGCCCAGCGGCCTATGGCTTCGCTGCACCTGGCATCCAGGCCATGTTTCCGAGCCCGGAAATCTTTCTCGGCATGGTGCGGAAGGCCTATCCGCCGGTCTACCGGCCCTCGTCGATCGCTTTCGGCGAGATGACGCAGACAGATCACGGACCCACCGCCAGGGTATTTCTGACGGCAGAGGACGGAAGCAACTGGATCGCGCTCTATCGCTTCGAGCGACAGGCCGACGGGAGCTGGAAGATATCAGGCTGCCAGATCCTGAAGGATACCGCGCCGACGATCTGACAGGCGCAGTCAAAGCGCGGAAATATCGCCCCGCGCCCAGCCTTCCTTGGTCGCCAGACGGAAGGTTTCGAAGCGGCGCTCATCGATTGCGGCGCGAATGCCGGCCATCAGCGCCTGATAATAGGCGAGGTTGTTCCACGTCAGCAGCATGGCCGCCAGCGTCTCGTTGGCCTTGAAGAGATGGTGCAGATAGGCGCGCGAATAGTCGCGGCTCGCCGGACAGTCCGAGGCTTCGTCCAGCGGCCGGTGGTCCTCGGCGTGGCGGGCGTTCTTCAGGTTCACCTTGCCGAAGCGCGTGAAGGCGAGCCCGTGGCGGCCGGCCCTCGTCGGCATCACGCAGTCGAACATGTCGACGCCGCGAGCGACGGATTCGAGGATGTCGTCCGGCGTGCCGACGCCCATCAGGTAGCGCGGCTTGTTGGCCGGCAGGCGCGGCGTGGTGATGGAGAGGATTTCGAGCATGACATGCTGTGGCTCGCCGACGGCGAGACCGCCAATCGAATAGCCCTTGAAGTCCATTGCCGCGAGTGCGTCGGCTGATTCCAGACGCAGGCGCGGATTGTCGCCGCCCTGCACGATGCCGAAGATCGCCTTGCCGGGCTGGTCGCCGAAGGCAGCCTTGGAACGCTCCGCCCAGCGCAGCGACAATTGCATGGCGCGCTCAATCTCGGCCTCGGACGCCGGCAGCGCCACGCATTCGTCGAGCTGCATCTGGATGTCGCTGTCGAGCAGGCCCTGGATCTCGACCGAGCGCTCCGGCGTCAACTCATAGCGACGACCATCGATGTGACTCTGGAAGGTGACGCCGTGCTCGTTCATCTTCCGGAGCTGCGACAGCGACATGACCTGAAACCCGCCGGAATCGGTCAGGATCGGATGCGGCCAATTGGCAAAGACATGCAATCCGCCCAACTTGGCCACCCGCTCGGCGCCGGGACGCAGCATCAAATGGTAGGTGTTGCCGAGAATGATGTCCGAGCCAAGCTCGCGGACCTGGCCCGGATACATCGCCTTGACCGTGCCGGCGGTGCCGACGGGCATGAAGGCCGGCGTGCGGATCTTGCCACGCGGCATCGACACTTCGCCCCGCCGGGCCATGCCGTCGGTGCCGAGAAGCGTGAAGGTGAAGCGGTCGGTCATTCGTCGGCCTTCGGATGGAGCAGCGACGCATCGCCGTAGGAATAGAAGCGATAGCCGTTCGCGATCGCATGCGCATAGGCGGCGCGCATCGTCTCGAGGCCGGAGAAAGCGGAGACCAGCATGAACAAAGTCGAGCGAGGCAGGTGGAAATTGGTCATGAGGAGATCAACCGCGCGGAAGCGATAGCCGGGCGTGATGAAGATGCTCGTCGGGCCGTGGAACGGGCGAATGATCCGGTCCTCGCCGGTCGCGCTCTCGAGCAGTCGGAGCGAGGTCGTGCCGACGGCGACGACGCGCCCTCCCCGCGCCCGCACGGCGTTCAGCGCATCGGCCACCGCGGCCGACACCTCGCCGCGCTCGGCGTGCATCTTATGCTCGGCCGTATCGTCCGCCTTGACCGGCAGGAACGTGCCGGCGCCGACATGCAGCGTCACGAAATGACGGGCGACGCCCATCGCATCAAGGCGGTCAAAGAGTTCCGGCGTGAAGTGCAAGCCCGCTGTCGGCGCGGCGACGGCCCCGTCCTCGCGGGCGTAGATGGTCTGGTAGTCGCGCTTGTCCTCGCCGTCCTCGGGACGCTTGGAGGCGATATAGGGCGGCAGCGGAATATGGCCGACGCTGGCGATCGCCTCGTCGAGCGCCGGTCCCGACAGGTCGAAATCGAGCACGACCTCCCCGGCTTCGCCCTTCTCAGTAACGGTCGCGGCAAGACCGGCCAGCAGGCAGGCGCGGTCCGCGCACTCGCCAAAGAGGATCCGCTCGCCTTCCGCAATCTTCTTGGCCGGCCGCACAAAGGCCCGCCAGCGGCTTCCGCTCTCGCGCATATGCAGCGTCACACCGATCCGTGCGGCGACACCGTCGCGGACGCGCTCGCCGAAAAGCTGGGCCGGAATGACGCGGGTATCGTTGAAGACAAGGGCATCGCCCGGCCGCAGAAGGTCGGGCAGGTCGCGCACGATCCTGTCCTCAGGTGCCTCTCCCGGCCGGACGACCATGAGCCGAGCCGCATCGCGCGGCCGCGCCGGGCGAAGGGCGATGTTCTCTTCGGGAAGCTCAAAATCGAAAAGGTCGACGCGCACGAAGTTCCTTGAGAATGATGACGCCTGCGAAGCGTCCGTTCCTAGCGGCCCTTGTCGCAGGGCTCAACAGGATCTTGAAGGAGGCGGACGCTGTCGGGCCGCCTGCCGGGTCTAAGCATTTCCCAGGTGCTGCCTCAGACGATTCCCATTCCACCGTCGATGATGAGTTCGCTGCCCACGATGAAGCGCGCCTCGTCGGAAGCAAGGAACACAACGGCGTTGGCGACTTCCACCGCCTGACCGAAACGCCCGGACGGAACCAGGGCAACCACCGCCTTCGCCCTCGCCTCGCTGGCTTCCTTATCGAGGCCGAGCTTGCCGTTGAGTGGTGTATCGATCGGCCCCGGACTGACGACATTCGCCCGGATGCCACGCCCGATCAGTTCGCCGGAGAGCGTGCGCGCCAGCGACACCATGCCCGCCTTCGCGGCCGAATAGATGGAAGTCGTCGGCATGCCGAGATGCGCGTTGATCGAGCCGGATAGCACCAGCGACGCCGGATTGTTGAGGAACGGCAGCAGCGCCTGAATCAGGAAATACGGCCCCTTGAGATCGACGGCGATCGAACGGTCGAAGCCGGCCTCGTCCCAATTCTCGATCGGCCGCAGATCGGCCACGCCGGCGTTCAGGAAGGCGATGTCGAGCCGGCCAAACGCCGCGCTGACCTTCGCCGCGATTTCGCGCTGCGCCCCGACATCACCAGCATCGGCCTGAATGATCGTGACACCCGGCCCCAATGTCGCGCGCGCCGCGTCGATGCCTTTCTGACTGACGCCTGTCACGGCCACGCGCGCGCCCTCCTCGACGAAGCGCTGCGCCGTAACGAGGCCGATGCCGCTCGTGCCGCCGGTGATGAGGGCGGTCTTGTCCTGAAGTCGTCCCATACACAATGCTCCTGCTATGCTCGACGCTGCTTCGGGGCGGTTTCGCCCGACCGACGGCTCATGCGCATAGGCTGTGGCCAGAACGGCGGTCGTTGCAATCGGAACGTTTATTCGAGGTTCGGGCATCTCGATTGAGGCGGCAGATCATCGTGATCTGCCGGTATCCTTTAAGCAAGATGGCCGGGACGAGCCCGGCCATCTCGGAATCACGAACGGCAAGCGCCGCTCTTGCCGACCTTACGCTACGTCGGCGGCGACCTTTGCCGAGATGATCTTGTCGGGATCCTTCACCGGCTCGCCGCGCTTGATCTTGTCAATGTTCTCCATTCCCTCGATGACCTGACCCCAGACGGTGTACTGGCCGTTGAGGAAGCTGGCATCGCCGAAGCAGATGAAGAACTGGCTGTCGCCGGAGTTCGGGTCCTGGGCGCGGGCCATCGAAGCCGTGCCGCGGCGATGCGGCTCGCGGTTGAACTCGGCCTTCAGCTTCTTGCCGGAGCCGCCCATGCCCGTACCGGTCGGATCGCCGGTCTGCGCCATGAAGCCGTCGATGACGCGGTGGAAGACGACGCCGTCGTAAAAGCCCTCGCGAGCCAGTTCCTTGATCCGCGCGACGTGACCCGGCGCGAGATCGGGCCGAAGCTCGATCACCGCCGTGCCCTTGGTCGTCTCTAGGATGAGCGTGTTCTCCGGGTCCTTGATATCGGCCACGGTATTCTCCTTTTCGATTGTATCGTTTGTGCCGGCAGATGCCGGCAGCGGCTGGTTGGGGTCGGCCTATTTGGCGTCGGCGGCGAGCTGCATCTTGATGATCTTGTCGGGGTCCGACGGCGGCTCGCCGCGCTTGATCTTGTCGACATATTCCATGCCGCTCACGACCTCGCCCCAGACCGTGTACTGGCCGTCCAGGAAGCCGCCATCGGCGAACATGATGAAGAACTGCGAATTGGCGGAATCGGGGTCGGAAGCGCGCGCCATGCCGAGCGTGCCGCGATCAAAATGCGCCTTGGAAAACTCCGCGGCGATATCCGGCTCGTTGGAGCCGCCAGCGCCAGTACCGGTTGGGTCGCCCGTCTGCGCCATGAAGCCATCGATGACGCGGTGGAAAACGAGGCCGTTATAGAAGCCCTCGCGCGTCAGCTTCTTGATCTGCGCCACGTGCTTGGGTGCGAGATCGGGACGCAGCTTGATGACGACGCGGCCGTCCTTCAGGTCGAGATAGATCGTATTCTCGGGATCGAGCTTCTCGTTCGCCGCTTGAACCGGCGCGGCGACGAAGAGGAAGGCGGCGAGCGCCGCCATCAGACCAAGGATTCGAGTCAAGGAAATCTCCGGATGGATGGCTGGCCGCCCAGTCGCGGCGGCATCAGGAAGCGAATTTTTGTGTCAGCTTTCGGGCGACCGTCGGCGGAACGAAAAGCGAGACGTCGCCGCCTAGCTTCGCGATCTGCCGAACCAGCGTCGCCGTGATCGGCCGCGTCTCGGGCGAGGCCGGCAGAAAGACGGTGCGGATCGAGGGCTCAAGCCGGCCATTCATGCCGGCGAGCTGCATCTCATAGTCGAAATCCGTCCCATCGCGCAGGCCTCGCACGATCGTTCCCGCGCCATGCTTGCGCGCCGCATCGACCGTCAGCCCCTCGAAGGCGACGATCTCTATCCGCTCCGCATCGCCGGCCACCTCTCCTACAACCTCACGGATCATCGCCACACGTTCCTCAAAGGTGAACAGCGGCGTCTTGCCAGGATGGACGCCGATCGCCACGATGACATGGTCGGCAAGCGCCAAGGCAAAACGGATCATTTCGATGTGGCCGTTGGTGAGCGGGTCGAAGGATCCGGGGAAGAAGGCCGTGCGAGTCATGCGGGATGGATGCGCCGTATCGCGAAAGTGTTACCGGAGTTGATGCGGGGCGAAGGTGGAACCATCTGGCAAGAGAGGCATTGATTAACCACCTGTACAATGAACGAACGACGCGTTGTGAAGTCGTTCATAGTCGCTAACGCAGTTTGTGTCCAAGTTCAATCCGAACAAGACACGGAGTTCGGCCATGACCACGTGGTTCCACACAGCCATCCTCGCGACATCGATCGCAGCAACGGTTGCCGTCGGATTGGCGAGCGCCGCAGCCTATAATGACGGCCGTTATCCGATCGCCAAGAAGAGCGACCGGTTGATCGCGGTAGCCGATCGCAGCGGCTCGCCGGAAGTCACGATCGAGAAGCGTTCCGACGGCAAGTCCATTCTCATTCGCGTACCAGCTCCAGTCATCGAATAGGCCGAGGCCCCCACCCCAAAGCCTTAGTGCACGAACGATCAGTACCTAGACCTTCGACTTCAGTCCTGAAATTCCCTGACCACAAGACAAGACCTCCCACCCCAAAACCTTTGAAGCGCCGGCCATTCGCCGGCGCTTTTTCTTTGGCTTTGGAGCCGCACACGCCTCACGCGCGGATCAGGCCTCGCCTTCCGTTTCCGCCTCGGTCTCGGCCTCGCTAAGGCGGTCGACAGAGACGACCTTCTCGTCGTCATTGGTGTTGAAGACGATGACGCCCTGCGAGCCGCGGCCGACGATGCGTATCGGCTTGTCGCCCCCGACGGGCATGCGGATCGTCTGGCCGCTATCGGTTACCAGCATGATCTGGTCGCTGTCTTCGACCGGGAACGAAGCCACGAGCCGCCCATTGCGCTCGTTGACGGCCATGGCGACGATGCCCTTGCCACCACGATTGGTGATCCGATACTCGAAGGACGAGGTCCGCTTGCCATAGCCGTTCTCGGAGATGGTCAACACGAACTGCTCGGCAGCGCTCATCTCGGCATAGCGGGCCGACGCAAGTTCCCCGCTCGTCGCTTCCTCGACGTCGGCTTCGGGCGCCGTCTCCTCGCCATCGGCCTCGCCACGCACGGCGCGGCTCATCTTCAGATAGGCGGAGCGCTCATCGCCCAGCGCATCGAAGTGATGCAGGATGGCCATCGAGATGATCTGGTCGCCCTCGGAGAGCTGTATGCCCCGCACGCCCGTTGAATCCCGGCCCTTGAACACGCGGACATCCGTCACGGCGAAGCGTATGCACTGTCCTGCCGCGGTGGTGAGCAGCACGTCGTCATGTTCCGAGCAGAGCTGGACGTCGACGATCGCGTCGCCCTCCTCGTCGAACTTCATCGCAATCTTGCCGTTGCGGTTGACCTGGACGAAATCCGACAGCTTGTTGCGACGAACCGTGCCGCGCGTCGTCGCGAACATGACGTCGAGCGTATCCCAGCTGTCCTCGTCTTCCGGCAAGGGCAGGATCGAGGTGATCCGCTCGCCTTCCTGGAGCGGCAGCAGATTGTTCAGGAACTTGCCGCGGGCCTGCGGTGCGGCCAGAGGCAGCCGCCAGACCTTCATCTTGTAGGCGATGCCGCGCGAGGAGAAGAAGACGACCGGCGTGTGGGTATTCGTGACGAAGAGGCGTGTGACGAAATCCTCGTCCTTCGTCGCCATGCCCGCCCTGCCCTTGCCGCCGCGGTGCTGCGCCCGGTAAGTCGCGAGGGGGACGCGCTTGATGTAGCCCTCATGACTGACGGTGACGACCATGTCCTCGCGCTGGATCAGGTCCTCATCCTCGAAATCGGCTCCGCCGTCGAGAATCTCCGTCTTGCGGGGCGTGGCGAATTCGTCGCGCACCGCGACGAGCTCATCATGGATGATTCCGACGATACGGGCGCGCGAGCGCAGGATCTCCAGATAGTCGGCGATCTCGAGACCCAGCTTGCTCAGTTCGTCAGCGATTTCCTCTCGCCCGAGGGCGGTCAGGCGCTGCAGCCGCAGATCGAGAATGGCGCGCGCCTGCGTGTCGGAGAGCTGATAAGTGCCGTCCGCCGCCAGTTTGTGGCGCGGATCGTCGATCAGGGCGACGAGCGGCGCGATGTCGACCGCCGGCCAATGGCGTTCCATCAACTGCTCGCGGGCGGTTCCCGGATCCGGCGCATGACGGATCAGGTAGATGACCTCGTCAATATTGGCGACGGCAATGCCGAGGCCGACCAGGACGTGGGCGCGATCGCGAGCCTTGTTGAGCAGGAAGCGCGTGCGCCGCGCTACCACTTCCTCACGGAAATTGACGAAGGCCTGGATCAGATCCTTCAGGTTCATGAGCTGCGGGCGGCCGCCCGTCAGCGCCACCATGTTGACGCCGAATGACGTCTGCAGCGGCGAGAACCGGTAGACCTGATTGAGCACCACGTCGGCAACGGCGTCGCGCTTCAGTTCGATCACGACGCGCATGCCCTGGCGGTCGCTCTCGTCGCGGATGTCGGAGATGCCTTCGATGCGCTTGTCGCGCACGAGCTCGGCGATCTTCTCGATCATCGTCGCCTTGTTCACCTGATACGGAATCTCGGTGATGACGAGTGCTTCACGTTCCTTGCGGATCGTCTCGACGGCCACGCGGCCGCGCATCAGGACCGAGCCGCGACCTTCCGAATAGGCCGAGCGAATGCCGCTCCGACCGAGAATCAGGCCGCCGGTCGGGAAATCCGGCCCCGGCACAATTTCCATCAGATCTTCGATCGAAATCGCGGGATCGTTCAGATAGGCAATGCAGGCGTCGATCACCTCGCCGAGATTGTGCGAGGGAATATTGGTCGCCATGCCGACAGCGATGCCGCCCGCACCGTTGACCAGAAGGTTGGGGAACCGGGCCGGCAGGACGACGGGCTCGCGCTCGGAACCGTCGTAATTGTCCTGGAAGTCGACCGTGTCCTTGTCGATATCGTCCAGCAGCGAACGCGAGGACTTGGCAAGGCGCACCTCGGTGTACCGCATCGCGGCAGGGCTATCGCCGTCGACCGACCCGAAATTGCCCTGGCCATCGACCAGCATGACGCGCATGGAGAATTCCTGCGCCATGCGGACGAGGGCAAAATAGACCGACTGGTCACCATGCGGATGGTACTTACCGATCACGTCGCCGACGATGCGGGCGGACTTGCGATAAGGTTTGTTCCAGTCGTAGCCCTGCTCGTTCATCGAATGCAGGATACGGCGATGCACAGGCTTCAAGCCGTCGCGCGCATCGGGTAGTGCGCGGCTCACGATCACGCTCATCGCATAATCGAGATAGCTGCGCTTCATCTCGTCGGTGATCGAGATGCCTTCAAACTCGGATGGCCGGCCGTCACCCTTGTCATCGGGGCGAGGCGGCTCGTTGGTATCGGACAAGGGATGTTCCGGAATCAGTTTCTCTTCACGCCATCATAGGCACCGCATTGCGGCGGTTCAAGGAAACCAGACGACGCAGGGCCGATAAGCCCGCGAACCTTTCCCGCGCCATGCCGCCGCAGCGGTGAAAACTTCGATCCCCCGTGCTTGCCTGCCACTAGCTGACATGCAAAATGGCGCCCCAACGTCGATCTCGTTCGCGTCCGAGGTTCCCGCGCGTTCTGGACGGGCAGCAGATTCGATATCATTCCGGCGCGGCGTCGATGCTCTTTTCATCTCCCGAATTCATATTTCTGTTTCTGCCGGTCGTTGTCGCCGTTACCTATCTGATCGGAGTCTATTCCGATTTCGGCGCCAAGCTCTTCCTCATCGTCGCTTCGGCCTACTTCTATACGGTCTCGGGTCTCACGGACGTCATCGTCCTGGCGCTGTCGCTGCTCGCCAATTTTGCCTTGGCGCGCGCGATCGAGCGCGGCCGTTATGCCCGACTGTTTCTGGCCGCAGGCATCCTCTTCGATGTCGCCGTGCTGGGTTATTTCAAATATTTCAATTTCATAACCGACACGATCAACACGACCTTCGGGCGCGAGATCGCGCATGGCGAGTTCCGCCACCTGCCGCTCGCCATCAGCTTCTTCACCTTTCAGCAGATCGCGTTCCTAATCGACGTCAAACGCCGCAACATCGAACGTCCGAACCTCCTCAACTACATATTCTTCCTGTTCTTCTTCCCCCATCTGATCGCCGGACCGATCACGAGCTACCTGCCGATCAGCCGGCAGATCGAACTGAAGCGCGTTTTCACGCCGCGCGTGCGCAACATCTGCTTCGGCTGCGCCCTGTTCGCGATCGGCCTGGCGAAGAAGGTGCTCATCGCCGATCCGCTCGGCAACTATGTCCGACCATTCTTCGCGATGCAGTCGGAACTCGGCATCGGCACATCCTGGCTCGCCGCCTTCGCCTATTCGTTCCAGATCTACTTCGACTTTTCCGGCTACAGCGACATGGCGATCGGCCTTGGTATGCTTTTCAACATCCGCCTGCCACTGAACTTCGCCTCGCCCTACAAGTCGCATTCGATCCAGGAGTTCTGGCGGCGCTGGCATATCACGCTGTCCAACTGGCTGCGCGACTACGTGTACATCTCTCTCGGCGGGAACCGGCGCGGTGGCGCACGGACCTATCTGAATCTCGTGGCCACCATGTTGATCGGCGGCATCTGGCACGGCGCCGGATGGGGGTTCGTCCTGTGGGGGCTGATGCACGGCCTCGCGCTGGCGGCCAATCGCTGGTATTCGCGCTCCAGCCTGCCACGCCTGCCGGCATCCTTCGCCTGGCCCCTCACCTTCCTGTTCGTGACCGTCACCTGGGTGCTCTTTCGCTCGGCGAACCTCAGCGACGCCGGCGTGCACCTTTCGGCGATGGTCGATTTGCCGAGCCTCGCCACCGACAGCTTCCGGCCGTTTCTGGATCGGGCAGCCTTCAACCGCATGATGGCACTAGTCGTCTTTGCCGGCGTCCTCGCCTTCCTCGCCCCGACGGCAACGATGATCGCCGGCGCAACGATCTCGCCGGACCGCAAGATCGCGCTGCGCGCCGCGATCCTCGCCGGTATCCTCTTCGGCATGGCGCTCGTAACCTTCACCGGCGGAACGTCGACGAATGACTTCATCTATTTCCGCTTCTGACAAAAGCCGGTTCAGCCGCGCGGCGCTGAAGGCAGGCGCGCGCCGCAATCTTTCCGTGATGGCGTTGTTCGCGGTGCTGACACTCGCCGCTTATATCGGCCTCGTGTTCTTCCAGCTTGGCAGCTGGTCGAAGGCAGAGTGGTGGCTGCGCGACATCATCAATCTGCGGCGGATCTTCTACACGGAGGAACTGGCGAATTTCCCTCCCGATCAGCAGAAGACCCTGATCATTGGTGGGTCCGCGTCGCTCTTCGGCGTCAACAGCCGGCAAATCCAGACGGAGATCGGCGAGCCCGTGCTCAATCTCGGCCTCCATGCCGGTCTCGACATTGATCTGCTCATGTCCGCCGCCAACGAATATGTCGACACCAATGACCGCGTCGTCGTTCCGCTTGAGTTCGAACTCTACAACCGCGAAAGCCCTACCGACCTGACGCCGGCGAATTTCCTCGCCTTTTTCTACGCCTACATGAAGCCCGTCCCGCTCTCGCACTATCCCGAGATCCTCATCGCCGTGTCGCCGGTGCAGATCCTGGAAGCCGCATGGGAGAAGATCGAGGCCGGGCTTCGAGGCAAGCGACGCCATCCGCTGCTGGATGATCCGGCACTTCTCGCCGACTGGCAGAAAGTCCGGGCCGAGCCCGGGCTGAAGGGCTATGGGCCCTACGACTATTCGACGATGACGGATCACGGCGACAAGGAACTGATCCTCAATACGCCGCCTCGATTGTTGAAGACACTGGCGCCACTCAATACACCGATCGTCGCCAACCTATCGCCCTATGGTATCCGCCAGCTCACGACCTGGCGCGACATCATCGCCGGCGAAGGTGCCAGCATGTTCCTGACCTGGCCCGTCATTCTGGAGGACGATTCCGGTTCGATCTTTAACGAGAGCTACTGGAACCGTCTGATCAAGCTTGCAAAAGCGTCGTCCGAGCAGGGGCTTCCCATCTATTGCGATCCGGTCGCAGCGGTGGTGCCCAGGCAGTACCGCTACGACACCGTCTACCATCTGAATGCCAAGGGTTCGGCGATCTATTCGGACGGCCTCGCCGCCTGCATCCGGGACATCGAGAAGCATCCATTCGATTTCGCGTCGGCGGATCCGAAAGACCTCGCCCGGCGGGCGCGGGAGAAGGTCGAGGGGCTGCGGATACCGGCGGAACCGCTGGTCTTCCCTTATGAGCGAAATCTCGTCCGCCTCCATCGCCTGCAAGCCGCCATCGACCAGATTCATGCGGAGGGCGGGGCCTATCCTTCTACCCTGCCGCCGGGCCCCAACGCTGCCTCGCTCTGGTATAAGAGCGACGGCAAGGACTACAAGCTGCTCGCCGAGGATGCGGACGAGTGCTACGTCGTCGAGATGGTGGCTCCCGACCGCGTCGACCCGGTTCGCCGCAAGGACGAGAGTTGCGGCGCCTATGGCTATTGGAGCGCGGGCGCGGCGGACTGGTAGGCTAATCGACAGCGTGCCAAGCTCGCCTTGCTAAGCAGGCGGTCTCGGAGGTCGCGGTGGCGGACTATTGGCTGAATGCGCTGGTGACGCTGTTCGTGACACTGGATCCGATCGGCCTCGCGCCAATC includes these proteins:
- a CDS encoding SDR family oxidoreductase, with translation MGRLQDKTALITGGTSGIGLVTAQRFVEEGARVAVTGVSQKGIDAARATLGPGVTIIQADAGDVGAQREIAAKVSAAFGRLDIAFLNAGVADLRPIENWDEAGFDRSIAVDLKGPYFLIQALLPFLNNPASLVLSGSINAHLGMPTTSIYSAAKAGMVSLARTLSGELIGRGIRANVVSPGPIDTPLNGKLGLDKEASEARAKAVVALVPSGRFGQAVEVANAVVFLASDEARFIVGSELIIDGGMGIV
- the cobD gene encoding threonine-phosphate decarboxylase CobD — its product is MAHRLPSLPGETPRHGGALIAASRAYGIAAADWLDLSTGINPLAYPLKPFDRDDVARLPDPERLASLIDAARQAYGARPDTEILPVGGTDLAIRLLPMLVPPSAVAILSPTYSGHGEAWRDAGHRVLAVRDLRSALAAAPIVVLANPNNPDGRTHEAAELVAAATDGAVGRLLIVDEAFCDLTPEISLIPQLPNGTLVLRSFGKFYGLAGLRLGFVVGSGATVERLRRVLGDWPVSGPAIAAGTAALADEPWQAATRERLALDRLRLDAALFAHDLDRIEGTDLFRTVHTPLAADLHVELARRGVWTRIFDAETDRIRIGLPARDAFGRWESALAEAVARIS
- the tgt gene encoding tRNA guanosine(34) transglycosylase Tgt — its product is MTDRFTFTLLGTDGMARRGEVSMPRGKIRTPAFMPVGTAGTVKAMYPGQVRELGSDIILGNTYHLMLRPGAERVAKLGGLHVFANWPHPILTDSGGFQVMSLSQLRKMNEHGVTFQSHIDGRRYELTPERSVEIQGLLDSDIQMQLDECVALPASEAEIERAMQLSLRWAERSKAAFGDQPGKAIFGIVQGGDNPRLRLESADALAAMDFKGYSIGGLAVGEPQHVMLEILSITTPRLPANKPRYLMGVGTPDDILESVARGVDMFDCVMPTRAGRHGLAFTRFGKVNLKNARHAEDHRPLDEASDCPASRDYSRAYLHHLFKANETLAAMLLTWNNLAYYQALMAGIRAAIDERRFETFRLATKEGWARGDISAL
- the coaD gene encoding pantetheine-phosphate adenylyltransferase, whose translation is MTRTAFFPGSFDPLTNGHIEMIRFALALADHVIVAIGVHPGKTPLFTFEERVAMIREVVGEVAGDAERIEIVAFEGLTVDAARKHGAGTIVRGLRDGTDFDYEMQLAGMNGRLEPSIRTVFLPASPETRPITATLVRQIAKLGGDVSLFVPPTVARKLTQKFAS
- the queA gene encoding tRNA preQ1(34) S-adenosylmethionine ribosyltransferase-isomerase QueA; this encodes MRVDLFDFELPEENIALRPARPRDAARLMVVRPGEAPEDRIVRDLPDLLRPGDALVFNDTRVIPAQLFGERVRDGVAARIGVTLHMRESGSRWRAFVRPAKKIAEGERILFGECADRACLLAGLAATVTEKGEAGEVVLDFDLSGPALDEAIASVGHIPLPPYIASKRPEDGEDKRDYQTIYAREDGAVAAPTAGLHFTPELFDRLDAMGVARHFVTLHVGAGTFLPVKADDTAEHKMHAERGEVSAAVADALNAVRARGGRVVAVGTTSLRLLESATGEDRIIRPFHGPTSIFITPGYRFRAVDLLMTNFHLPRSTLFMLVSAFSGLETMRAAYAHAIANGYRFYSYGDASLLHPKADE
- a CDS encoding Lrp/AsnC ligand binding domain-containing protein, with protein sequence MKALFVQIKCELGRAYEVASAIADAEIASEIYSTAGDFDLLVKFYLEDHVDPGHFVTESVQRFSGIRDTLTIMTFRAF
- a CDS encoding peptidylprolyl isomerase; this translates as MAALAAFLFVAAPVQAANEKLDPENTIYLDLKDGRVVIKLRPDLAPKHVAQIKKLTREGFYNGLVFHRVIDGFMAQTGDPTGTGAGGSNEPDIAAEFSKAHFDRGTLGMARASDPDSANSQFFIMFADGGFLDGQYTVWGEVVSGMEYVDKIKRGEPPSDPDKIIKMQLAADAK
- a CDS encoding DUF4864 domain-containing protein; this translates as MLRTVFLVFALICAAAGPLLAQTSAAPASAEWQSVVKGQIEAFRRDDGPAAYGFAAPGIQAMFPSPEIFLGMVRKAYPPVYRPSSIAFGEMTQTDHGPTARVFLTAEDGSNWIALYRFERQADGSWKISGCQILKDTAPTI
- a CDS encoding peptidylprolyl isomerase, which produces MADIKDPENTLILETTKGTAVIELRPDLAPGHVARIKELAREGFYDGVVFHRVIDGFMAQTGDPTGTGMGGSGKKLKAEFNREPHRRGTASMARAQDPNSGDSQFFICFGDASFLNGQYTVWGQVIEGMENIDKIKRGEPVKDPDKIISAKVAADVA